The following nucleotide sequence is from Cryptococcus neoformans var. grubii H99 chromosome 5, complete sequence.
CTCCACAATCTACAAATCCCACCAACCCAACGGATTCgacaaaaacaacaacaaatgcCGCACTCGATCAGCTCTGGCCCCAACTCGTAGAGCTTATCGAACCATTCAACCTCCGGCGCCGCCAGACTCCGGCCGAGAAGGGGCGTGTAGATGCAGAGAGGGTAAGGAAGCAAGCGGATGATTTGAGGGATAGTAGGGAGGTGGACGTCCcgggggaagggaagaaggttgTTGCTCGGTGAGGAATGAGTAATGAGGTAGGGTTTATTCTCGGATGCTGGGAACAGACGGAGGGGGAaaaaggttgaaggagCATGTGGGCCCGCCTGGACGATGCATTAGGGAAACGAACAATTGTATCTGTACATAAGACATGATGATGTAAGGGAGAATACTGATTTTGGGTGATGATTCTTTGGGCGGATGGTATGGAATCCAACAAGAAGCCACCTGATTATTTTTTTCATGATATGACAATTTCGCGTGGCCATGATCCATAAGcatcaagggcaagaagaggttATCTAATTCATACAAAAAACACTTTTATACACTTTTCCCGCTCATATTCCTATTATGCCCGCAATTACCTTTCAACATTTTCATCGTTATTTTATCCATTtgttcctttccttttctacCACCCAAACCTTTCCTTGTGCATCCACGCCTCCCCAAGGACGCTCTTTCCCCTCACAATATCCCATTGCAGTTTCGCAACAGCATTGGCAGTATCAGCTAACATAGAGACCGGGCCACATACTTTTTGGACGCACCCTAGATGTCAGCCTTTCTTCATAGTCTTTTTCGACGATGAATTTGATCGACTTACCAAGAACGGCAAGTCGTTCACCTTGGTCCATTCCCTCTGTATACTCCTGCAAGACTTTGTTGATGTTACACCGACTGGAATTAACAGCTGTTCCAGATGGGATATCGAAAAGTTTTCCCTCATCGCTCGGGGTGCCACTGGTAGTTTCAATTTCGACGGGTTTAGATTCAATCTTGCTTGAGATGGATTTCAGGGGAGCGGAAAATGTGCTCATTTGGTTGGAATTGGGGCCTGTAAGGTGGATGATAACGTTGGAGCGATTAAAAGATCTGTCATCATTGAACCACTCAAGGCAGTCTGATTGGTTTCCAATTAGCTTTCACGCCGTTGTTATAGCCCCTCTCCACTACCAAAAAGTGATGTAAAAACTCACCTATACTTCGGACACTCCAAATCATTTTgacttttctcctttctctgATTAGTTTATTAACCACTGGCCATCCCATCGCAGCTCCCACCCCACCACAGATCACTAAGACCTTATCAAATCTTTCTAGCTTCTCGCCGAATCCACCAAAGGGACCTTGGACAATGACAGGAATTGATTTGGATGAATTAGATAGGGCGGAACGGGCGATACGTTTGGTGATGCCTGAGTGGGTAGAGATGAGGACGGTGAGCGGTAAAGAAGTATCGACATCGCTGTTAGTTAGGGGCGTTGAGGCGATGGTGAATGGATGGGATTGCTTTTCAGCGCTCTGTAAGCATGACAATTCTCGTATTGAGGGAAGGTCATATCTGATACCTACAAAAGGGTTGACTGAGGGCACTCGAAGATAGACATACTGCCCAACCTCCCACGACCCTCTTTTAGTCTCTACCACCAATCTCGTCGCACCACCCTTCCCACTCATTTCATCGCCTCCAAAACCTTGCAATGTCGCTTTACCTTTCCATTTACCCAGCCCTGCAAACTCTGCGGTCTCCCAGAAGAAACGAATGAGGATAGAGAACCCCCAAACGGCGACAGAGGCATAAACGTAATATAGACCGTCAGGGATGGATACTTTCACATGAGGCCAGAGGGAGATAAGGAATGCGAAGACCGAGAAAATATGTTGAACTATGAAGAACTCGTAATTCCTATACGTTTGCATGGGCCAGTCAGCTAGATCACATCGTTCGAAGCCAAGGTTGGATAGAGCGAAACATACCAATTGCGGATCTTTGCAAAACTCGAAAATACTATCCAACTCAATGCAGCCAGCGCAAATGTACCATTCACCATAAGTCCATAGCTGTTGAAGAAATCGGATGGTTTGTTGTACATCGTCCAATAAGCCCTAGTCCAGGAGATGCCACCTTGCCTGTAGGGCGCATAGAGAATTATAAACGTATGTATAGTAGAGAAGAAAACTGTTTTCACCTTGTCAGCTATCACAGGAGAGACAGTAACAAGAGTAAACTGCTACCCACGTAAAACTCTTGCACCATATTGATGCcaaatcatccatcttGACGCTTCCACCCTCGTAATCCAAGCCAGGGGGTTAATCCTGCTCCCCATGACGAAAACAAACGGCACGAGAGCTTGTGCGATCCATCCCGCCCGGATACCAAGAGGGGGGTTACCCCACTCGACACCGGGGCGATAGTATGGTCTCATCTGGAAACACCAGATGAAAAGTGACATAAAGAGGGCGAAAAGACCCTGTACCCGAGAATAGATAAGCAATCCGCAAAAATCAACATGAATAGGCGGTACCCGGAGAAATAAAAGAATTTACGAGAGTAATGCCCAAGCTCAAGTCGATAAAAGCCAAGTGCGGGTAGCCAAGCCCCCGAAGAGCAGCTGTAAGTTTTCGAGGCCGGTATCTGAAATGCCATCGCGACCAATTGAGTATAGCGAGAAGCGCGATCAGAACCAAGCACCCAATAGCAGTCGTGCGTGCCCAGTGCATAGCTTTGTACCTACAGCGGGCGCAAGATTAATAGGAAATCAGTTTGGgcaaagagagagaagaccTGCCATGAATCAGCGTTGGCTGAGGCCGCCATCCTCTGGGCCGAGGTTGGACAGTCCTCAATTAAACACATCGTCATATTGGATTGTTGTAACTGCGGCCTTCTCTAAGAAGCTATAGAGGTcagaaaaaaaggtcagGTAAATAAAGCGGCGGTTAGCAGCCATATCCAAAATCAACTTCATCCCATTTATACTCTGTCCCGCCCTCCAATCACTCATTTCATTTCGCAGTACACAGATGTCCCCTTCGTCCGTAGCTCAACGCCCCAAAATTGAGGATACACGCCAAGCACCCTATCAGAAGGCTCGTTTTGCGATTTTCCCATTCCGGGATGATAGAAGTCGCACGAGGCGCCATCAAGCGTACAAGGTAGTAGTTGTCAGTGAAGCGGTGCCCCGAGTTGTTTTGGTGGGAGGCCTTTTTGTGGACGCCGGTTGGTGCGAGGCATTTTGTGGAAAGTTATTACGTGGAACATTTGGCGCCGCTGCTACTGCACTGGTGCGTAAATGGGCTCGAGAGGTGGATGGTAGAAACGTAAGGATGTGAGTCGGGGGACGAAGGACAACTGGGCAAGGCAATGAGGAGTGAAATGCTGAAGAATTCCTAAATACAATAATATGGCAGTTGTAGATTGCAGAAACTGAAAATAATTTAGCCATATATGTTTCATAGTGACGGGTGCTGGTACCGTAGGAGGACCGCTATGACTTACGCTAAAAGTACAACATCCTACCATGAGATAACATCCCCTTTGACCCTGGTTGTCATTATACTGGCGATATCTCTTTAATGATAATTAAACTTCAACATAGCCCTATCAACAACACCCCCTTGccatctttccctctcccagCTTAACGCCGTTGCCACCCTTTTTCCTCtcaagttcttcttccgtaACCCGCTTCAAAATCTCTCTGGCCGTCCATTCAAACGCATTCTCAAcattccatccttcttttgctGAAGTCTCGACATAGAGCAAATTATTTGATTTAGCGAATAACATTCCTTCTTGAGAAGTAACCGCTCGGGGTCTAAAGTTGGATTGgggtgatgaagatggtgtaggggaaggaggtggaatTGCTTGGCCGTATGATGCTGTAGGAAGTGATGGCGGAGTAGGAGAGCACAGATCGGTCTTGTTCGCGACCACTGTGTTACTGTCAGTTATAGACCGCGGTGGATAGCAATGGAGAGTAAACTTACATATGATAGACACGTTTTCATCGGCATGCCGTCTAAGGTCGTCAAGCCAAGAAGTAACATGTTCAAATGCTACACGCCATAGTCAATCATCAAATTCTACGTCTGAGCCATTACGCCGCAAGAAGTGGAGAACTCACAGTCTCGCCGTGTAACATCATAAACCAGCAATGCTCCAGCCGCCCCCCTAAAATAACTCCGGGTTATACTTCTAAAACTCTCAGTCCCTGCGGTATCCCAGCACTGCACTTTgaccctctttccttgctcgcCTACAGTCAATATCCGGCTCCCAAACTCAACACCAAGGGTTGGTTCTGTAAGGTCAAAACGATCATCGGTCAGACGAACGAGAAGTGATGATTTGCCGACGGAGGAGTCGCCGATCAGGACGTATTTGAGGATGTAGTCCCACTGTAGAGATCCCATTTCCGTGTATCTTTCTGTGAGACAGGATTTTTTGGGACGTGTTGGGTTTGAACTGTTTCCGGTagattgaagagggagaatgGAATCGATCGAAGCCAAATGAATACGGCTGCGATGAGGTTGAGATGCGTTTTAAGCCAGATGGTAGAACTTCCTTCAAGCTGTCAATGCTTTCGTCGACTGTAGGTGGTGTGAAATTCTTGATTTGTTACGAGAGTTATCAACGTTGTAAAAGAGATAGAGAGAGAGACTCATTCCCTCGTCGCAAACTCGCGGAGTATGaccacttcttccctccttctttccattaTCGGCGATCGCCACGATTAGCTTTTCTGTTTCTTTCGTCGTCGTTCGTACTCTTCGTGCTCGCTCGGCGaacaaaaaaaatcatGAAAACGATGGAGCTAGTTCGGTTTTAGTCTGACAATAGAGAAGCACCCATATGATCATTTGTATAGCACATGTATGGA
It contains:
- a CDS encoding ferric-chelate reductase is translated as MTMCLIEDCPTSAQRMAASANADSWYKAMHWARTTAIGCLVLIALLAILNWSRWHFRYRPRKLTAALRGLGYPHLAFIDLSLGITLGLFALFMSLFIWCFQMRPYYRPGVEWGNPPLGIRAGWIAQALVPFVFVMGSRINPLAWITRVEASRWMIWHQYGARVLLFFSTIHTFIILYAPYRQGGISWTRAYWTMYNKPSDFFNSYGLMVNGTFALAALSWIVFSSFAKIRNWNYEFFIVQHIFSVFAFLISLWPHVKVSIPDGLYYVYASVAVWGFSILIRFFWETAEFAGLGKWKGKATLQGFGGDEMSGKGGATRLVVETKRGSWEVGQYVYLRVPSVNPFQSHPFTIASTPLTNSDVDTSLPLTVLISTHSGITKRIARSALSNSSKSIPVIVQGPFGGFGEKLERFDKVLVICGGVGAAMGWPVVNKLIRERRKVKMIWSVRSIDCLEWFNDDRSFNRSNVIIHLTGPNSNQMSTFSAPLKSISSKIESKPVEIETTSGTPSDEGKLFDIPSGTAVNSSRCNINKVLQEYTEGMDQGERLAVLVCGPVSMLADTANAVAKLQWDIVRGKSVLGEAWMHKERFGW
- a CDS encoding rab family protein, producing the protein MGSLQWDYILKYVLIGDSSVGKSSLLVRLTDDRFDLTEPTLGVEFGSRILTVGEQGKRVKVQCWDTAGTESFRSITRSYFRGAAGALLVYDVTRRDSFEHVTSWLDDLRRHADENVSIILVANKTDLCSPTPPSLPTASYGQAIPPPSPTPSSSPQSNFRPRAVTSQEGMLFAKSNNLLYVETSAKEGWNVENAFEWTAREILKRVTEEELERKKGGNGVKLGEGKMARGCC